The genome window TGACTAAAAGCATGGCTAATATGCTGTGCCCCAGCCAAGGTGTCCGGACTGGTTAGTAACAGATGTTTTACTTCTTCCATCATCCTTCTATTAGTGCTTTGGCCGGTTAGACGCTTGATCAGATTAATGTATTGCGTAAGCGTTTCTCGTACGAGCGGCTGCATCGCCGCTTCCTTCCGACAGGCTTCCAACCACGCCACGATATCGACTGCATAGGATAAGGTGTGTACTGCCTCCGGCAACAGGGCACCGCCCGTGCTATGTTCTCCAGGTACAGAGCCATCCAGGGTCAAGTAAATGAGTTTGGCGTCGGGACTATAAGTATGGTAGCGAAGGAGCTGATTCTTCTGGTCGCCGGCGTATATCTTGTTTTCAATGAAGATGGCATGTCCCCCCAGCTGAAATAGACAGATATCGATTCGGCCCCCTTCCAACCCGTCTTCGCTGATGAAGCCAATATGCTTCTCTATTTCGACCGTGGCTGCTCGGGTATTGAAATCTGGAAAGCCTAGCTGCTGCACGAACAAATCCAGAAATGCCCCTTGATGACCGTGACTGCCTTCCGGATTCAAGAGTTCCGCCAGGAAGGCGGAATGGGTGCGCACCTCGGCGGTCTGTAATCCTAAAATGTGAAAAATATTAAACTGCTCTCCGGTAGCCTTTATCTGGTTTTGATAGCGGACTTCGATGGCGGATACTTGGCTTACCAGTGCCTGTAAGGGTAGTCTTTCACGCATAAGATTTCAACAAGGGATCCAGCGTTACTCGACGATAAGTAGCCGAATAGCTGGGACAAGATACAGGGACTTGAGGAGAGGCGCTTGGGGAATCAGTTCCTTACTGCTTAGGTGCTGTAGCTGCCGAGATCCCGAGCACCAGCCGGCGCACGCCGGCGGCGGTGAAGTGGCACCCGCGGCGGGTGCGGTAACCGGAGGCCGTAAGCTGGGCGGCAATGCGCCGATAGTCCCACTGCAGGCTGCGGTAGAGCCGGGCCAGCTCAGTGGCTTGGCGGTTAGCCAGGCTGGCCTGGGCATTCAGCTGGCGTTGCTGCTGTCCCTTGACCCGCGCCTCAGCCGTCAGGTTGGCCGGGGTCCCGAGCTGAAAGCCCCGCGCTTTCTTAGCCGCCAGCGCATCCTTCGTGCGGATTGAAATGGCCTTGGCTTCTTTCTCGGCGACGGCCCCGAGTACGTGAATCGTAAACTCATCGGCGGCGGGCATATCGACTGCCTTGAAGCGCACCCGGCTTTCCATCAGGGCCGTGAGGAAGGCTAGGTTGCGGGCCAGGCGGTCGAGCTTGGCCACCAGTAGCACGGCCCCTGCCTCTTTGGCTGCCTGCATCGCCGCCACCAATTGGGGCCGGGCATTTTTGCGGCCACTCTCGATTTCGATAAACTCCGCCACGATCTGCTCGCCGAAGGAGAGGAAGGTGCGCACGGCTGCCTGCTGGGCTTCGAGGCCGAGACCGGACTGGCCCTGGCGGGCAGTACTCACGCGGTAGTAGGCAACGTAGTCGGGCATGGGCAGCAGTGGTGAGGGTAGACCCAAAACTACCCGATTTCGTGGTTTGTATCGTTACAGAAACGGGGCATTTATATAAAGATACAAAGTGCCCTAAACTGTCCAGCCTAATCGGACTACCTCACACTTTGCTGTGTACCTTATGCTATTACTCCCTATTTATTGGATAAACATAGCTAGCCTGTATCTTCGGTGGCCTTTTTACGCCGCTACCCTATGCTATCAAAAACTACCCTGTCTGAGCGTGACATCTGTACCAAATACATAACTCCAGCCATTGAAAACGCGGGCTGGAACAAGTTCAGTCAGTTTCTGGAAGAGGTGTCTTTTACGGATGGTAAAATCTATGTGAAGGGCAAGCTCACAGCTCGCGGTAAGCAGAAGCGGGCCGACTACATCTTGTACTATAAGCCTAACATTCCGATTGCCATCATTGAGGCCAAGGATAACAAGCATTCAGTAGGAGCTGGGATGATGCAGGGGCTGGAGTATGCCCGCATCCTGGATATTCCCTTCGTATTCAGCTCTAATGGTGACGGGTTTCTTTTCCACGACCGCACAGCAGAAAACGGTATAATAGAAACGGAGTTGGCTTTGGAGGATTTTCCGTCCCCGGCCGTGCTCTGGGCCCGATATAAGCAGGTCAAAGGCCTGACCTCGCCAGTGGCTACCAAGCTGGCCGAGCAGGAATACTACCTCGATGGCTCCGGCCGTCGGCCGCGCTACTATCAGCAGATTGCCATCAACCGCACCGTAGAAGCCATTGCCAAAGGTCAGAACCGCATTCTGCTGGTAATGGCCACAGGGACAGGCAAAACCTACACGGCCTTCCAGATTGTGCATCGGCTGTGGAAGTCCGGGGTGAAGAAGCGGATTCTGTTTCTGGCTGACCGCAACGCACTGATCGATCAGACCCGCAAGGGTGACTTCAAGCACTTCAAAGACAAGATGCACATCGTAGAGAAGCATCAGGTAGAGAAGAGCTACGAAATCTACCTGGCCCTCTATCAGGGTCTGACTGGCACGGAAGCAGAGCGCAATATCTACAAGCAATTTTCTCCCGAGTTCTTCGACCTAATTGTGGTGGACGAGTGCCACCGTGGCAGCGCCCGCGACGACAGCAACTGGCGCGAGATTCTGCAATACTTCCACAAAGCCACCCAGATTGGCCTGACTGCTACGCCCCGCGAAACCACCGAAATCAGCAACAGCGAGTATTTCGGGGAGCCGCTCTATACCTACTCCCTAAAGCAGGGCATCAACGACGGCTTTCTGGCTCCTTACCGCGTAGTCCGCATCGGCACCAACATCGACCTGGACGGCTGGCGGCCCGAAGCCGGACAAACCGACATTCACGGCCGGCCGCTGGAAGACCGGGTATATACCACCCGCGACTTCGACCGTACCGTCGTTATCAAGGAGCGGACCGAGCTGGTCGCCCGCAAAATCACGGAGTTTCTGAAGGGACATAATCGCCTGGCCAAGACCATTGTGTTCTGCGTGGACATTGACCATGCCGAGCGGATGCGCAGTGCCCTGGCTAACGAGAGCCCCGACCTGGTAAAGGCTGATTACCGCTACGTGATGCGCATCACCGGCGACAACGACCTGGGCAAGATGCAGCTCGAAAACTTCATCAACCCCGAGGAGAAGTATCCCGTCATTGCCACTACCTCCGAGCTGATGACTACGGGTGTGGATGCCCAGACCTGCGAGGTAATCGTGCTGGACAACAACATCAACTCGATGACCAAGTTCAAGCAGATCATCGGCCGCGGCACCCGCATCAATGAGGAATATGGCAAGCTGTTCTTTACCATTCTCGACTTCCGACAGGCTACCAATCTCTTCGCAGACTCTGAATTTGATGGTGACCCGACGCGGGTGAAGGAAGTAGGCGAAAAAGACGACTTAGGGGTAATTGAGGACGAAGAAGAGCAAGCCACGGATGATGACCAGCCCATCTTGGACGACGTAACCGGGCAACCTGTAGAGTTTTCTACCCCCGAGCCACCGGTACCGGTAGTGGGTGAGCCTAAAATCCGCTACCCGCAGGGCGGCGGGCAGGGTGGCACTGGCGGCGACAAGCGCCAAAAATTCTACGTGAACGGGGTGGACGTAACGATTCTGCTGGAGCGGGAGCTGATATTCGATGAGCACGGCAAGCCCGTCACTATCAAGCTCACCGACTATGCTCGCCAGAAAGTGCAGGAGCACTTCGCTACCCTCGATGAGTTTCTGACTACCTGGCAAACCTCCGACCGCAAGGCCGCCATTCTGCAGGAACTTCAGGACCAGGGCGTGCCCGTGGAACAGCTTAAGGATGCCGTGGGCCGCGACGTGGACCTGTTCGACCTGCTTTGCCACGTGGCCTTCGACCAGCCGCCGCTTACCCGCCGCGAGCGGGCCAACAACGTGCGCAAGCGCAATTACTTCACCAAGTATGGAGCCCAGGCCCGCAGCGTACTCGAAGCTTTAACGGATAAGTACGCCGACCACGGTCTCGACGAGCTCGACAGCCTGGACCTGCTCAGCGCCCCGCCCTTTACCGGCATCGGCTCCCGCCTCGAAATCGTGCAGCAGTTCGGGGGCAAGCCCCAGTACCTGAAAGCCGTGCAGGAGCTGGAAACTGAACTCTACCGTACGGCCTGATGCTGCCTCCTACTTCGCCGCGCTACCAGTTAGGTACGCTCAAAACCGTGCCCCTGCGCACTATGTGGCCGCACGAGGCCCTCGACTTTACCCAGTGGCTGGGCCAGCACGAAAACCTGGCTCTGCTGTGTGAAGAGCTGGAAATATCGGTCGAGAACATTCGCATGGAAGTGGCCTCCGGACGCTACAATGCCGACATTGTGGCGGAGCTGAGTGGTAGCAAGAAGGTAGTCATTATTGAAAACCAGCTCGAAACTACCGACCATAAGCACCTGGGCCAGCTGCTGACCTATGCCTCGGCGCACGATGCCAGCGTGATTATCTGGAATGTAAGCGACTATACCGAGGAGCACCGCCAGGCCATCGACTGGTTCAACCAGCACATGCCCGAGAGCATCTCCTTTTTCCTGGTGAAAGTGGAGCTCTGGCAAATCGGCGACTCCCTGCCCGCGCCCAAGTTCAACATCATCTGTCAGCCCAATAACTGGGCAAAGACGGTGGTGCAGGCCAGCCGGGAAGAAGGCTCCGGGCCCTCTGACCTGAAGCTGCTGCAGCAACGCTTCTGGAACGGGTTCAAAGAGTGGACCCAGCAGCAGCGGCCCCAGTCGCAGCTGCGTCTGGGGCGCACGCCCCGCCCCCAGCACTGGTACACCATTTCCTTTGGCACTAGTAAGGCTACCATTTCACTGACCACCAACTCCCGCGAGCGACGCATTGGCTGCGAGCTGTACATCCGGGAAGATGCCGCGTTGTACGACCGGCTGGCCGCCGACCGCGCCGCCATTGACCAGGCCCTGGGCGACCAGCCCGAATGGATGGATCTGCCCGACAGCGTCGCTTTTCGCATCGTGAAATACCACGCCTGCTCCCCGCTGGATGAAACCCAGTGGCCTACCTATTTTGCCTGGCTGCACACCCAGGCCGAAATTTTTCAGCGGACCTTCCGCAACCGCTTCTAATAGCTTACCCCTCGAATGTCGAATCTTTCTTCCCTCTATAAGTCCATTGAGAAAATCATGTGGACCGATACCGGCCTCAACGGCGATGCGCAGCGTATCGAGCAGTTCGCCTGGATGCTGTTTTTTAAAATCTTCTCTGACAAGGACAAGGAGCTGGAGGTCATGGACGACACCTACCAGTCGCCGATACCAGCCCAGTACCGCTGGGACGCCTGGGCTGGCAACGACGAGGGCATGACCGGCGACGAGCTGCTAGCCTTCATCGACCGGGAGCTGTTCCCGACCCTGCGCAACCTGAGCTTTACCTCAGGCAACCGCCGTGCCTTGATTGTGCGCGAGGTGTTTGAGGGCAACAACAACTACATGAAGAGCGGCACCAACCTGCGTAAGGTGCTCAACAAGCTCAACGAAATCGACTTCAACCGCGCCAAGGACCGCCACGCCTTCGGCGACATCTACGAAAGCATCCTCAAGGGCCTGCAAAGCGCGGGCAAGAGCGGCGAGTTCTACACGCCCCGGGCCGTGACGCAGTTTATCTGCGATACGCTGGCCCCCAAGCTGGGCGAAACCGTTCTGGACCCGGCCTGCGGCACCGGTGGCTTCCTGACGGCGGCCGTGGAAACCCTCAAGGCCCAGACCAAAACCGTGGCCGACCAGCAGGAGCTGCAAAAGGTGAAAGGCTGGGAGTACAAGCCCCTGCCGTTTTTGCTGGCTACTACCAACCTGATTCTGCACGACGTGGAGGTGCCCAACATCACCTTCCGCGACGTGCTTGACCAGCCTCTGAGCGCCTATTCCCAGAAAGACCGCGTAGACGTGGTGCTGGCCAACCCGCCCTTCGGCGGCGTGGTAGCCAACGGCAATGAAACCAACTTTCCGGCCACCTTCCGCACCAAGGAATCGGCCGACCTGTTTCTGGTGCTCATCATGCACCTACTCAAAGACGGTGGCCGGGCCGGTGTGGTGCTGCCCGACGGCTCGCTCACGGGCGAAGGCGTGAAGCAGCGGGTGCGCCAGAAGCTGCTCGAAGACTGCAACCTGCACACCATCGTGCGCCTGCCTAACTCCGTGTTTCAGCCCTACGCCACAGTAGCTACCAACCTACTGTTCTTCACCAAGGGCACCCCCACCAAGGAAATCTGGTACTACCAGCACCGCCTGCCCGAGGGCCAGAAAGCCTACTCCAAAACCAAGACCATCCGCCGTGAGGAATTCCAGCCCATTGAGGACTGGTGGCACAACCGCCAGGAAAGCGAAGTAGCCTGGCGCGTCCCAGTCCAGACGATTATTGACAATGGGTATGACTTGGACATCAAGAACCCAAGCGCACGACCGGATGAAATTGAAGAATCATCCATCAAGATTTTGGAGCGTATTGACGACGAGCAAAATCAAATCCATGCCATTGTCGCTCAGTTGAAAGAGCTTATTTACGAAGTATGAAGTACCGGCTAGGAGATATTTGCACCATCGCAAAAGGGGCAACTGGCATCATGAAAGCCGTGCCGGGACCATATCCAATGGTAACGCTGGCTGAAGAGCGTAAGCAGCATAATGAATACCAGTTCGATGCGGCAGCGGTAATTGTACCACTCATTTCAAGTACTGGTCATGGTCATGCCAGCATCAAGCGAATTCATTATCAAGAGGGAAAGTTTGCACTAGGTACTATTCTGTGCGCGGTGATTCCGAAAGATGAATCACTGCTCAATCCTCGTTATCTATTCGTGTATTTGCAGCAGTTCAAGGACTCTGTGTTAGTGCCGCTAATGAAAGGGGCTGCTAATGTGAGCTTACCTCTAAATAAGCTGGCAGCTTTGGAAATCGAAGTGCCTGCATTGGCAAAACAGCAGGAGGTAATTGAGTTAGCAGAAGTACTAACGGGCCATAAAGATGATTTGGAAGTCTTACTTGATGCTCAGGAGGCCGACACTGTAAAACTCCGTCAAGCCCTGCTCCGCGAGGCCATGCAGGGCCAGCTGCTCCCCCAAGACCCCACCGACGAACCCGCCGCCGTGCTGCTGAAGAAGCTGCAAGCGGCCAAAGCAGCTTCGGGGAAAGCTGGTAAGGGTAAGGCTGGGGCGTTGTTTGCGGAAGAAGCGCAGGCGGTGGAAGGGCCTTACGCTTTGCCTGAAAAATGGACGTGGTGCAAGCTCGGGGAACTCGTTGAGCGTTCAGATTCTGGTTGGAGTCCAGCCTGCGCCAACTATCCAGCAGCCGAAGGAGTGTGGGGAGTACTTAGGACTACTTCTGTTCAAAAGCTCCAATTTCTAGCGGAAGAGAACAAACAACTGCCTGCAGCTTTAACGCCTAGACCTCAATATGAAGTACAGGCTGGCGATATTCTGATAACTAGAGCAGGTCCCAAAAACCGTGTGGGTGTATGCTGTGTGGTGGATGAGGTGCGTCCAAAACTCATGATTTCGGATAAACTTATTCGGCTTCATCTGCATGAGAAACAGGCTTACCCTAAATTCATTGCACTAGCGCTAAATATTGGTGTTTCAGCTCAGTTTTTAGAAGATGTTAAAACTGGCATGGCTGATAGCCAAGTCAATATTTCTCAGGATAATCTGCGTGCAACTATTATCCCCCTGCCCCCCCTAACCGAGCAGCACCGCATTGTGGCGAAGCTGGAGCAGCTCTTGCAGCACTGCGACGCGCTGGAGCAGCGGATACGGGAGAGCCGTCGCCTGGCTGAGCAGCTGCTACAAACGGCCCTGCGCGAGGCTCTATCAGCACCGGAGGCAGTGAATGACCTTGCTCTCACTGCTAAGCTTGGCCATCAGTTGACATTGCTATAAAGAGGCAGCCTAGATAGTTCCCAATCAATCATTAAATAATTAACGCAATGGCTAGAGGCTTATTTGGGGGAATGACTGACTACAGACATCAATCCTTCCCCGATCTTATCGAAGATTTAAATAAGACCCAGGAATTTTTAAAAGGCGAAGTAGCTGCCATACAGGCTAGGATCGACACACTCCAGAAAAATGGTTACTGGAATAGACGCGTCCCTACGGATTTTAAAAGTATAGTCGGCTATTCTATAAAGCACTACCAGACTGCTGGTTTGGAATTAAGTGAAATAGCTGCCGAAGCTCAGCTTTTGGTTGAACAGCATCATTGCAGGAGGCTCACCGAAATTAGCAATGTTGCCGACGAAATAAACCGCCGGATAGGGAAGTATTGGGCCAATGATTATAGGGGTCAGGATTATGGCAACGAGGATTTCAAGTTGGTGGAAAGAATCTATGAGGATACCAGAGATACTTCCGTCAATTTACTAGACCTGTCCAATGCGTCAACCCGATTACAGCATTTTGTTGGTCGCAAGGCAACGCACAAGTCTGTGAACAAAACCAAGGTATTATTCTTGGCAGCTTCTCCCTCTGATGAAGACCAACTTAGAGTAGGTGCTGAGTCTCGTAAAATCGAGGATGCATTACTAGCTTCCAGTTTTAGAGATCTTTTCGAGCTACGTACGAAACACGCAGTAACGCTATCTACCCTGACCCAAGCCATGCTTGACTTTAGGCCGGATATTGTTCATTTCTCCGGTCACGGCAGTGAAGGTGGAATTGTGTTGGAAGATGAACAGGGAAACAGTGTATTATTTCCGGCAGGCGGACTTAAAAAATTATTCTCTCTCTTCAAAGAAGATGTGAAGTGTGTCCTGCTAAATGCCTGCTAT of Hymenobacter sublimis contains these proteins:
- the hsdR gene encoding EcoAI/FtnUII family type I restriction enzme subunit R — its product is MLSKTTLSERDICTKYITPAIENAGWNKFSQFLEEVSFTDGKIYVKGKLTARGKQKRADYILYYKPNIPIAIIEAKDNKHSVGAGMMQGLEYARILDIPFVFSSNGDGFLFHDRTAENGIIETELALEDFPSPAVLWARYKQVKGLTSPVATKLAEQEYYLDGSGRRPRYYQQIAINRTVEAIAKGQNRILLVMATGTGKTYTAFQIVHRLWKSGVKKRILFLADRNALIDQTRKGDFKHFKDKMHIVEKHQVEKSYEIYLALYQGLTGTEAERNIYKQFSPEFFDLIVVDECHRGSARDDSNWREILQYFHKATQIGLTATPRETTEISNSEYFGEPLYTYSLKQGINDGFLAPYRVVRIGTNIDLDGWRPEAGQTDIHGRPLEDRVYTTRDFDRTVVIKERTELVARKITEFLKGHNRLAKTIVFCVDIDHAERMRSALANESPDLVKADYRYVMRITGDNDLGKMQLENFINPEEKYPVIATTSELMTTGVDAQTCEVIVLDNNINSMTKFKQIIGRGTRINEEYGKLFFTILDFRQATNLFADSEFDGDPTRVKEVGEKDDLGVIEDEEEQATDDDQPILDDVTGQPVEFSTPEPPVPVVGEPKIRYPQGGGQGGTGGDKRQKFYVNGVDVTILLERELIFDEHGKPVTIKLTDYARQKVQEHFATLDEFLTTWQTSDRKAAILQELQDQGVPVEQLKDAVGRDVDLFDLLCHVAFDQPPLTRRERANNVRKRNYFTKYGAQARSVLEALTDKYADHGLDELDSLDLLSAPPFTGIGSRLEIVQQFGGKPQYLKAVQELETELYRTA
- a CDS encoding DUF4268 domain-containing protein, with the translated sequence MLPPTSPRYQLGTLKTVPLRTMWPHEALDFTQWLGQHENLALLCEELEISVENIRMEVASGRYNADIVAELSGSKKVVIIENQLETTDHKHLGQLLTYASAHDASVIIWNVSDYTEEHRQAIDWFNQHMPESISFFLVKVELWQIGDSLPAPKFNIICQPNNWAKTVVQASREEGSGPSDLKLLQQRFWNGFKEWTQQQRPQSQLRLGRTPRPQHWYTISFGTSKATISLTTNSRERRIGCELYIREDAALYDRLAADRAAIDQALGDQPEWMDLPDSVAFRIVKYHACSPLDETQWPTYFAWLHTQAEIFQRTFRNRF
- a CDS encoding CHAT domain-containing protein: MTDYRHQSFPDLIEDLNKTQEFLKGEVAAIQARIDTLQKNGYWNRRVPTDFKSIVGYSIKHYQTAGLELSEIAAEAQLLVEQHHCRRLTEISNVADEINRRIGKYWANDYRGQDYGNEDFKLVERIYEDTRDTSVNLLDLSNASTRLQHFVGRKATHKSVNKTKVLFLAASPSDEDQLRVGAESRKIEDALLASSFRDLFELRTKHAVTLSTLTQAMLDFRPDIVHFSGHGSEGGIVLEDEQGNSVLFPAGGLKKLFSLFKEDVKCVLLNACYSETQATAISTDGIHVIGMNDSVNDDAAISFAVGFYQALGAGRPVDFAFEMGMVQIAPFTDNADTPTLWKDGVEVK
- a CDS encoding restriction endonuclease subunit S, yielding MKYRLGDICTIAKGATGIMKAVPGPYPMVTLAEERKQHNEYQFDAAAVIVPLISSTGHGHASIKRIHYQEGKFALGTILCAVIPKDESLLNPRYLFVYLQQFKDSVLVPLMKGAANVSLPLNKLAALEIEVPALAKQQEVIELAEVLTGHKDDLEVLLDAQEADTVKLRQALLREAMQGQLLPQDPTDEPAAVLLKKLQAAKAASGKAGKGKAGALFAEEAQAVEGPYALPEKWTWCKLGELVERSDSGWSPACANYPAAEGVWGVLRTTSVQKLQFLAEENKQLPAALTPRPQYEVQAGDILITRAGPKNRVGVCCVVDEVRPKLMISDKLIRLHLHEKQAYPKFIALALNIGVSAQFLEDVKTGMADSQVNISQDNLRATIIPLPPLTEQHRIVAKLEQLLQHCDALEQRIRESRRLAEQLLQTALREALSAPEAVNDLALTAKLGHQLTLL
- a CDS encoding class I SAM-dependent DNA methyltransferase, with amino-acid sequence MSNLSSLYKSIEKIMWTDTGLNGDAQRIEQFAWMLFFKIFSDKDKELEVMDDTYQSPIPAQYRWDAWAGNDEGMTGDELLAFIDRELFPTLRNLSFTSGNRRALIVREVFEGNNNYMKSGTNLRKVLNKLNEIDFNRAKDRHAFGDIYESILKGLQSAGKSGEFYTPRAVTQFICDTLAPKLGETVLDPACGTGGFLTAAVETLKAQTKTVADQQELQKVKGWEYKPLPFLLATTNLILHDVEVPNITFRDVLDQPLSAYSQKDRVDVVLANPPFGGVVANGNETNFPATFRTKESADLFLVLIMHLLKDGGRAGVVLPDGSLTGEGVKQRVRQKLLEDCNLHTIVRLPNSVFQPYATVATNLLFFTKGTPTKEIWYYQHRLPEGQKAYSKTKTIRREEFQPIEDWWHNRQESEVAWRVPVQTIIDNGYDLDIKNPSARPDEIEESSIKILERIDDEQNQIHAIVAQLKELIYEV
- a CDS encoding recombinase family protein; the protein is MPDYVAYYRVSTARQGQSGLGLEAQQAAVRTFLSFGEQIVAEFIEIESGRKNARPQLVAAMQAAKEAGAVLLVAKLDRLARNLAFLTALMESRVRFKAVDMPAADEFTIHVLGAVAEKEAKAISIRTKDALAAKKARGFQLGTPANLTAEARVKGQQQRQLNAQASLANRQATELARLYRSLQWDYRRIAAQLTASGYRTRRGCHFTAAGVRRLVLGISAATAPKQ
- a CDS encoding PDDEXK-like family protein, with the protein product MRERLPLQALVSQVSAIEVRYQNQIKATGEQFNIFHILGLQTAEVRTHSAFLAELLNPEGSHGHQGAFLDLFVQQLGFPDFNTRAATVEIEKHIGFISEDGLEGGRIDICLFQLGGHAIFIENKIYAGDQKNQLLRYHTYSPDAKLIYLTLDGSVPGEHSTGGALLPEAVHTLSYAVDIVAWLEACRKEAAMQPLVRETLTQYINLIKRLTGQSTNRRMMEEVKHLLLTSPDTLAGAQHISHAFSQLRSEIQKELFEEFKYAFQRVLDLPEDRLLFTYKGYKVIFSWDNDSRDGYFYGFPIYDQTGKGGICKRSEFDELAASLRTLNSSFKRTNWWAGLINPLGFSKIENCTPQQLFALSSREGRQRVAQETANEAKQYVDRLRQKWHPTVG